The nucleotide sequence AGCTCTTGTCCCCCAGTGCCAACTTGAGGCCACTGGGACACCTCACTTGCCCTTCATCAGCTGCTTGGGCCTCCCGCCAACCCAgcgcatcagctacgagctctgTAAGCCCTCATCACCTTTTTAGCAGCAACAGCGCTCATGCGTTTtaatttgaattgaattgaatttattcaAGAGATGGGAATGTCACTTACACTGGCTATGTACAAGGGATGGCCTAAAAGCAGCAAGttaactctgaacattcatcatcattcactaTCTTCTCCCCCTCATCCAATGGGATAGTGTGCTGCCTCAGTGGCGAGACATCCCACAACATCATCATCTTATTTGTTGTGTGTTATTGCCAGCTATGGCTACCTGAGAAGACTGGCTAAGATTTCAATGCAGATTTGAAGGTATAGGGTCGTAACAGAATCCCCTTGTAGTGGCTTTTGTTATGACATTGGTTTTCCGTGTCTGACGTCGAAAAGTTCATCGTTTTTCAGGGCGCAGCACAATGTGCGACTACTGTTTCTTGTGCGCGGTCGCTGAACGCGCGCTTGTCGCGGTCGGTTCAGGAAGATACTTACTTTTATCCACTGCCTTGATGAGTAAAGTGTGAATCAAAAAGTTACAATTAAAGTAACCGTAAGATCTAACtgctgtaactaagttactcagACACtgcaatattttccacgcgtcaccatgcttttttttttcttcttaaaaGATAATTGTGAAGTTACTAAGCAATTTTAACgtggtaactgtagctgtaactataTAGTTCCGTTTCAAAAAGACTAACTGTAACTAACTAACAGGCAGGCTAACTTTGTCACTTACTTTCTTGAGTAACTTACCGTTGACTGCTTAAAAGATGCACGCGCGAATTGCGTGCCCGCATACAATTAACGAGCAGCTAAGAAATTGATAATCCTAATCATGCATCTATAACTGATAGCGCCAGTGCTCCCACCGTGGTCACACGCAGCAGCGCGTAACGCGAGCGTCTTGAGCAACAAGGAGAATCTCTGCAACGGGAACGTTCGCGTGGACACTGGCCGCGCTCTCTGCCCCATTTCTCTTAATTGGACAATTAATCACGGATACTTTATTGGACACCCAAAGGAGAGCCGGCCATCCGTGTCCTCTTCGTTCGCCCTGGCGAAAGGATGTCAGTAAATGGCATTGGGGGCTTCACGTTAGCGCGGGGGCGACAGGCGGATCTCCTCCGGAGCGCGGTGGGTGTCGCTCCCCTTCCCAGTCAAAATCTCGTGCACATATAAATACGCACAAAAGGGGCGTTAGCAGTACACATTCCGACCTGGGACACGCGTTAAGCTCCAGTGAAGAAGCACGCAGGTGAGACATGGCCTCGGCTAGGTTTCCAAACGAACATATACGAACCAGAAGCAAAGGTCTTCTCTGTTTGTCCGAAACCTATATCTTGGCGTTGCAAACGGAAGGCCGTGCGTTCATTGCTTTCTGTTCTTCCGCAGAGCGAGATCTTGCCATGGTATCCTTCGGCGCCGTGGTATCTTTGATATGCGTCTGCTGCGGCCTTTGCACGGCAGCGTCGACCGCTAACACGACGGAGACTGCCATAATAACGACTCAACGGAACAATGCAGCGTACATCAATCATGTCACTAACCAGGTGTGTAACGAAAACGAGCTGTGGGCCGATTAGTATTTAGAGAACAGGCGTGCGTTCGTGATTCAATGTATATTCATCATTGTACAGCCAAAGGATGCTAAGAAATTCAACCAAGGTGCAATGGCCACAACCCGTCAAGGCAGCGGGGTAGTGAGGTCTATCATGTCAACGGCAACGGGAATGCTGGCAGCCGTCGGAGGAGGCTTCCTGCTGTACAACGGCCTTCTTGCCATCCTGGGCGAAGATCCGCTGTCTCGATTTCCAATATTCGAGCAGCTGGAGTCTCAGCGCAGATACCCCTACGGTGTTCCGCCATACGCGTAAGTCTTCGTTATACGCCATGTTACTCCACTGTCCGAGCGACTAATGCTAGCAGAGCACCCCAAGTGCGACGGTCGCAACGCCAGTATCATATAATTCGACCACTATAATGTGGGTCGTTTTCAACAACATTAAGAAACGCAGCAGAGCATGGCGATGCTGTCATTACTTATACAGGAGGAACGACGGCAACGTATAGGATCTATACCACGCCCATGAGTTGCCCCAGAGTGTCAACCTGCCAAATCGTCTTCCGCTTTCctgtaacagaaaaaaaaaaagaaaaacggttcTGCTCGAGGGTCACTAGTCTAACCCGCGAAGTAACCATTATCTATCACTAGCACCACGACGCAACTGGGAACATAAATGAGACGGAGGcaggaatgcagaaaaatgacAATCTTAGTGAACGGAACATCCATTGCGCctgaggcaaaaaaaaaaaaaaaaacatgaagggCAGGTGCACAAGACACCGATTCAAGTACCGCACAGTCAGTGTCAATATCTGTTCTAAGCCGGATTCAGGGAAATCGTCGGTCCTGTCCGTCCGTTTGCGCTGCGTCATGCTAGAAACCCAGAATAACGTGTTGTATGTCAAAGTTCTCTGCTTTATTTGAAGTACATATAGTCGAGAATAAGAGGGGAATACTATCTACTGGACTAGCTTGTTCCAGGATATGCCAAGCCTGTGCAAATTTAATTCATCCTGCGGTGGTGTGTCGTTCAGGTACTACACCGGATACTCCGTGGATTCCGCGAATGTGCAACGTCGCAGCGACGTCGGTAAACCAAGCAAGAGCCTTCGTCAGCTGATGAAGGCGTTGGGTGAGGTCGACTTTCCGGAGAGAATGTTCCAGTGGCTGCGAGTCTACGACGACTCATGCAAGCAGCGTACCGTCTGTGAATTCGAACAGTTTCTTACAACGAAAGGCATCGCTGGACTGGTGCTCAATTTTCTCAGGTACGTGATGCAGACCTTCTCAGACGTTGACCCTGGAGGTACTAATTTTAGGCAATAATATTTATGTTCCATGtgatatatatgtatgtacaaTTTTTGTGTGTCTTTTTAAGAGTCTTACGAGTTTCGTAGTGATAGTAATAATGTTCCGGTTTTACATTATTTTGTGCATCGGTTAAAGTAATTTATCGGAACGCGAATAATATTCCTCTAGCTCCTGGGCTGCACATGACATGTTCGTGATGCGACGTCCTTGTCTTGGTTCGCTCCAGTTCTATACCTCAATTTTGGGACCCTTGAACAGCTGTTAGCTattgtatttatttatctaACATATCTAACATATGTAATGTTCCTTTTTAATCAGCTCGTCTCCAAGCCCCCCAATACAAACATTCCACCTTTTCCCTTTTTAACTGTCCCCTCCTCGTCTTCGTAGAGCTGGACCGTTACAACATACATGCATAGAATAGAAACCGTTGCCGCGGCGTGAATTGCAAATGCTAGTCGAGACACCCGCGGTACGGGAAAGGATAGGAACACTGTTACACAAGGGCCCAAATATCTTACAAATATGTAGAAGTTCTGATTATATATTCGCGTAAAATATTCGCAATGTATTCCAAATTTTGTGATTTGGGGTCAGTCAGGGAAGTTGCAAAAACGATTCGACAACGACGCCCTGAGAAAGAGAAATGTCATTATCTGTATCCCGCTCAGCATCTGTTCAACGGAAGCGTGCGCGTAGAAATTTACGTGTACTCCAGAACTGGAGTACGAAGGCACATTCGTGAACTTGTATGTACAACAGAGATCATAACATATAGCCTATAACAGAACTGAACATACGAGAGAGGAGTAACGAGAGAGGAGTAACATAAGAAAGCATAAGTCACATTACTGTTATTCTCTCTGTAATGTACGTTGTAAGGTAGACAGAACTCTCAGCTAATAAGACAACATCTCATTATTTCTTTGCCCGTTTTTAGTATTTTGTACCTTCGTCAGTGTCTTGCACAAGGTGCAAGTTTCATACCTCAGTTTCAGTTTCATACTTTTACGTAGCCGTAgccgtaccccccccccccccatacacaGAATCCTGTGTTCACTCTAAATTGTAAATCAGAGCAGAAGGAAAGGTGGCTCCTGGTAAACCGGAGCAACCAACGGAGTGGGTTTCTCCGAAACGAGattgaaacaaacaaaaacaaaaacttgCTCCGTTTTGGTTTGTTTCTATCTCGTTTTAGTTTTGTTTGTGCCATGCAGGGCTTGTTGATGTCGTTGCTAAACTGGATAAGTACttcttatgaaaaaaaaaaaaagaaaggacagcATGTAGCACGGTCTACTTCCTTTCGTCGTTCTATTTGGTGGTCTCTGAACTACGACTATCGACTGCCATACTAGTACTTCAGAACCGtcgttttcatatttttttttctcttcctcatAAATCCATAACCGTATTCCTCCATACTGTTTCAGCTCCTTTGTTTTATCGAGTATAGGTATTTATGCGCGACGTTGAAGTATCTATATATAACTTTGAGAAAACGGCGAAAGAGCGAGCGAGGTGGTGCATGGTTATGGTAACACATTGCCAGACCCCTCAGGTTGGGGAAGACACACAGACAAGATACTATACAGTATAattctctacccgagaaacgtcatcatgacattgatagacaaactgaaaccgaaacaaatcggaagggggagggccgggttccacgaatggacacttgttcgctgcctcctattgaaagaaaagtaggaccgaaggtcgcgtccccttcagagaccatcgtaatcccctcgagaccgtggctttcgggcgagaccttgttcgctgcccctagctttgagcgtagttcaactctaccaaattggtggcgctgtcgaacactatgacgtcatttgtttacaaacagggagaggtctattgtgtcGTATCTATGTGTCTTCCCAAATGTCAGTGTTCTGGGAATGGATTACTctaccttctttacaaaagtaAGTTTATAAAAGCGTCGATGCTATATATCCCATGAAAGAACTATCTTTGCCGCAAATATTTTCCTAGCCTATATGCTACGCGGAGTGGTGTAAAGCGCTAATGCACTCAAGCGTTAGCTCTCGTCGTCACGTAGTCTTCGAGTGCGTTTCGTTGTTGTCACATGAACATCTGGACTCCAACCACTCCGTGCGTGTTACGCTGGCACAACCGAGGAAAGTGTTTTGAAAGGGGGGATTTAGCCAATCCTCTAAGTGTTCTTGTCGTTCTCTCCTTCTCTCTCAGTATCGTTGCACTCCCCACAAATGCATTATGTCACCCTACGAAACATGAAACTAGAGCAGAAAACTCACTTGACCGGATTTAAAGGGTATTTCCCCGTTCTCTTTTCAAAGATTGGCTCGCATACCATGTGcttgtggtgtagtggttatcacatcCGCCTAACACGCGGAAGGTCCCAGGTTCGATCCCTGGCaggcacagtttttttttttttactgtacaTAACATGTCATACATACGTTATACTGCGTTCGGTATATGTAGCATTTTGTAAACGGAAGAACGCTGAGTAAACTGCGAACGATTGTAACGTgtttgtgcgtgcgtgcgtgcgtgcgtgcgtgcgtgcgtgcgtgcgtgcgtgcgtgcgtgcgtgcgtgcgtgcgtgcgtgcgtgcgtgcgtgcgtgcgtgcgtgcgtgcgtgcgtagGGCCGACAtgagaaattacgggccccggggATGGGTCATTATTTCTTCTTTACATGATTACGACAGGCCTTGGGCCCTGTTGGCACCTAAAGTGACCCGGGCCCCAGGGCGCCATCCCAGGCTGCCACACTCTCGCCggcgctgtgtgtgtgtgtgtattgttcAGAAGGACATGCCTTGTCTTTggcaaaacaaataaacaataaCTGAACTCTTGCAGCCCCCAAATTCCCGGCATGCACAAGTACACGGGAGCGATCTCACGAGGTCTCCGAAACGAGAATTGCGGCGTTGCCTACCGAGGATGCCCGGAGTCCCTTGGGCAGCGACTGCTGAAGCTGATCGGTCTCAGATAGCGACCTTCCACAAGCACCACGCCTATGGATGCGCCCAATGTGCACAACTTCCGGCGTATGATGTCGTCACATAAGCCATTCACGCGCGCATTTATATTAAATGTGCCGGTGACGTCGAATGTCTTCTAGGTTTCCgattgtatgtatatatatattatttattatatttccATTGACGATTTCAAAGTCGTGCTCAATAAAATGCTTGGTCTCCGAATTCGATGTTCTGCCATTTACTTTAAGACAGCTCCGTATAGTTCAGAGCCCCACTGTGAGATACATATAGACATTAAAAGAAACGATGAACAATGCAGAGGTATCTTTAAaaatattttagctgacatgcACAGTGGTAACGCTTCCGGTACatgcatgggcgtaccgagagggagGCAAGGGGATGGTGGGGTCCGTCCACGACAGGTACGGTGCCGTTATTACCGTTAGGTGTACTGCGATAAAGTACAAAAGCAGCCGAAGGGGCAGTCCTACTCAGCGAACACGGCACAGAGCAAGACGTCGCCTATTGAAGGTGCTTAAGTTTATGTAGAGCTGTCATGCAATGAAGCTCCCCACAGCGAGCCCTCGAGCAAATGAGCAAGTTAACTATATACCATTGACGCGGGTCATTGGCAATGCACTGGGCTGCCTCGCAGCTCTACAATTTCACAAACAGTTTCCGCTGAAGGATAAAAGACAGAAACATGATTATGTGCCCAAAAATGAGCAGAGCAAAGTATGCTGCACGACAGGCTCGCGGCAATGTAATTAGCATAGCAAGAGGAACAGACTGGCAGCAGGGggaaatcccccccccctcctcactTTGGGGTCACGGTGAAGGGCGTTTCTCCTTAACGGGACTTCATTCCAGTTTAGTTGCCTTTCTCAGGCAGTCACATGTCTGGAGTCAGAAGCGGCGTAGAACGCGTTCGATTGATGCGTTCAAGGACCTGTGGGAGAAGAGATCATGCTCTGTCGACGAATAGCTCTGCTGCTGGTCGCTTTGATGGCTGTCAATCTGGTCGCTGCGACGTCGTCAGGTATGGGATGCGGTGCCATTTTTGGTCGTTTGTATATACGTCTTTTTTCGTGATGTTAGCACGGTGCAAGAAATATATTGACACATCGCTATCTCGTTGTGTATATCAATTTCCTTCCTACCTTACAAATAACTCAAATACTGTTTACGaactcttttatttatttttttaccttGTGAGCAAAAACTCTCTTCTCCATCGTTTTCTGGAAAGTGTTGAGCCCCCTGCTTGCAAGCGTACCTCTCCTTATCTACAAGCCTTCATATGAACTTGTGGAAGTTGTTGTGACAGAGAAAGTAGATTGAAGTACAGAGACTGTGTTTATTAGCAGAGTGCCAGACACGGAGCGCATTCTTTTTGAAAATAATTAGGCTCGCGCCCATGTGCGCACGGCGGAGCGAGGGACTTCTTCGTCCTCTGCGGCGGGCTGCTATAAACTGCCTCTGGATACCGGATCAAAGAAATGTTCTCCACAAATCCGATTATATAAATAGAAATTCTATAATCAGCACTGTAACAACATCACGACTAATATACGCCTGAAATATACTAACTCAATACGTAGACGCTATAAGTCTGCAattttttgcttgcttgttgATGCAACGTCCCAAATTATTTTGATTCTACTATCATCAGTCATGCATTCTACTTAAACCTGATGatcaaaattaaaaagaaataaGTTGCTATTAATCAAGAACGAAGTGAAAACCAGAGCCACAAAGTGAAGTTCCCAGTTTTCGGGAAAAATAAGTGCCATTTTCTTCTGCGCTGTTGTTTCTGCCTAAGACACCATTATGTGAAAGCAGGAGGTAAGGCCTTCTCGGATTTTTGCTTCCCCTTCCAaccgaaagaaaaataaatattgtagaaaataaatataaaaaaaattatggTGACATAATTTTCCATCATACCTATGAATCCAGGACTTTCCGCAAATCAACCGCCCCAatcactattttttttcttctccttcacCTTTTCATCTCCGTGATACGTTTGCAGATGCAGTCCCTACCGGAACGTCACCGTCACCAGGTTCCGGTGACGGCCAACGCGAAATAGCAGAAGGACGAATGTTCGCCAGTCTGCTAAGGGTCTTCGAATCGGCAGAGTGGGACGTGATATTCGTTAAAATGGCACGAGTCGTCGTCAACTATTTCACAGACATGGCTTTCAAGATGATGTTCGGAACAACAGGACGCACGTTGCCCTACCAATTCCACGACCTCATCGCACTAAGAGGGCGATACCTTCGGCGACTGGCTGAAAAGGTGAGGAAGAAGCCACGGTGAATGGCGATACTGCTCCAAGAAGCTATAGAAAACAACCCCAAAAGGGTGTGTGCAACGTACAAAAAGAAGACGACTACCGCATttttcggtgtataacgcgcacccctaaaaacgggccgaacttgaaaaatgttcgatgtataacgcgcaccgcaatagCGCTACAAGCTTATACACAGTGTATACagcagtatacacaataaaccagaGCCGTGCATCATATATGCGTATGCTATATTTGAAGCACATTTAGTCAAATCCGTTTTaaaactccgatgcaacagaGCGCTGTCGTAGTATACTTAATTCAGTCTCCTCTgtgctttccgtttcgcgtcccttctccaTCACGCCATTATTCTGAAATTAATACAGGGTTATTGGCTGCTGAATAGCATCCTTAAGGAGCATCATGAACTTTTTTATGAAGTCCGGtgccctttcgccggttttATCAACTGACCCAAATAAATATGAGAGAAATCTACAGCACAGTCTGGAACAGACtcgaatttgtacgtcaccgacctgaaaggaactctgcaggaaaatatttccgtgtataaggcgcaggacctcttcagaacgttttttttttaaactgtataacgcgcgcgttatgcaTCGGAAAATACTGTATTAGTGAAATTATTCGTCTTCTCGCAGACTAGGAGGGTCAGCCGAGAAGTGAGACAAGGTCTTGGCGATGGGCTTCAAGGCCTATCTGCAGAATGCTGGAAGAAGCTGTCATGCAACGTGGGCAGCTACATCAGGCGAGTGGATGGTTTCAGCAGCGCTCTTGAGACGACGTTCAAGTAAGACACATTCGATTGTCTTTATGTCTGGTGCACACGTTCAACATCGCGCCCgtaactgtttgagaaataaaAAGGGAGGGAAAATGCGTGTCCAATATGCTCACCCTGGTCACGATGAGCGACGTCTATGCCCATATCATCCCGTCTGACATATTCGTGCGCGCTTTCCGATTATCACATATGGATGTCCTCAAGATGTCACAAACAAGGGACATCGCATAGCTCTCTGGTGGGTGACAAGTCATGCGCGGATTCCTGGGCAGCGAGGAGGCAGGGAGGACGGATACCTCATCATATTGGCCAATCGAGGATCACTGATGCTAGAAGGACGGCAGCATGACACATCCGCACTCTTTGCCAGTTGGCGGATCCGTCAAACATCCTGAAGTCTCACTATCATATTAACCCCGGTACATATCGTGCCCTTGTCTAGCATGGGATGCGTGGTGTAGCTTCCAAATAAGAGGAGCAGGGCCTTCCGTGCAGCCTTCAAAAACGTGTCTAATCAACCCATCTGAAAGATTCGCTTGAAAGGAAGATCATTGCTTGGGCGTTGGTGAGGCTTAAATGTCAATCGGATGCTGCAGAGGCcttaaaaaaggaagaagatggggggggggggggaaaggaAGAAACAAGGAACTCCGGATTCGATAACTTGCAGTACCTTTTAGTCTTCACACGTATTTCTTGTTCTCGATCTCCAACCATAGGCctcagaaattaaaaaaagaacgtcCCATATGACAAAATcgctaaaacagtgctaaaaacaaTAAGAACAACACAGGACGGACACGCTGCCCCACAAAGAAAGTCCCACGTGACTACTCGATCGCACAGCGTCTCAAGCCGTGCTCTTGAAGGACGACGTCCTCGCCTTCATTCCACTTTCTCCAGACATGTACGACAATCAATGTATTCAAAAGTCCCGTTCGCAACTCAAAACTGAAGActcacaaagaaaggaaacggcgTGCTCCTTTGTCCAAAACCCTTTATCGACAACGCGTGGCAGCATACTTGACTATCGACCCCTCTTTCAAGGCACGTGCCAAACTTCGAAGAAAACGCGGAGCGCTTTCACTTTAGCACCCATTCAGCTGGCCCAGGATCAAGGTCACGACTTCAATCCTTCTCGCTGAAACACTTTCGAGAAAGCTGCACGTGAACCGACTGTCACAAGAAGAAAACTGGGACGATCTCCTTTCTCCACTTCACATCAAGCTGGAGCTCCCTGCTGAGTCTTACGAGGATATTGATTCAATAGCTCGCCCGACTTCTGCCAGGCCGCCAAGC is from Ornithodoros turicata isolate Travis chromosome 8, ASM3712646v1, whole genome shotgun sequence and encodes:
- the LOC135366098 gene encoding uncharacterized protein LOC135366098; protein product: MVSFGAVVSLICVCCGLCTAASTANTTETAIITTQRNNAAYINHVTNQPKDAKKFNQGAMATTRQGSGVVRSIMSTATGMLAAVGGGFLLYNGLLAILGEDPLSRFPIFEQLESQRRYPYGVPPYAYYTGYSVDSANVQRRSDVGKPSKSLRQLMKALGEVDFPERMFQWLRVYDDSCKQRTVCEFEQFLTTKGIAGLVLNFLSPQIPGMHKYTGAISRGLRNENCGVAYRGCPESLGQRLLKLIGLR
- the LOC135366814 gene encoding uncharacterized protein LOC135366814, with product MLCRRIALLLVALMAVNLVAATSSDAVPTGTSPSPGSGDGQREIAEGRMFASLLRVFESAEWDVIFVKMARVVVNYFTDMAFKMMFGTTGRTLPYQFHDLIALRGRYLRRLAEKTRRVSREVRQGLGDGLQGLSAECWKKLSCNVGSYIRRVDGFSSALETTFKNSNNLLLLSALTGMQQGDCQLSYPDCDLL